A genomic stretch from Halorubrum sp. BV1 includes:
- the rpl12p gene encoding 50S ribosomal protein P1 yields the protein MEYVYAALILNETGEEINEDNITGVLEAAGVDVEESRVKALVAALEDVDIEDAIETAAAAPAAGAAAGGSADDDASDDGDEEADEADAADEEDEEEDEDEGDGGEGLGELFG from the coding sequence ATGGAATACGTTTACGCTGCGCTCATCCTGAACGAGACTGGCGAAGAGATCAACGAAGACAACATCACCGGCGTGCTGGAAGCCGCCGGCGTCGACGTCGAGGAGTCCCGCGTCAAGGCGCTCGTCGCCGCGCTGGAAGACGTCGACATCGAGGACGCCATCGAGACGGCCGCCGCGGCCCCCGCCGCCGGCGCGGCCGCCGGTGGCTCCGCGGACGACGACGCGTCTGACGACGGCGACGAGGAGGCCGACGAGGCCGACGCCGCCGACGAGGAGGACGAGGAGGAGGACGAAGACGAGGGCGACGGCGGCGAAGGTCTCGGCGAGCTGTTCGGCTGA
- a CDS encoding HEAT repeat domain-containing protein yields the protein MSGSDDRDGEVGRDGRRDRSGADSRPEAFALLDGRNDAATRKEAAAALGNPSSSMTASERAIADRLLRVALTDDDAAVRAAAIDSLYFHGDRYLDELVRRVATQIEKRESADERGPEELFARWLTSEFGEYRMVGATGLASYGTDRSVAVVRDAFDDGDPRVRARSVRAYADLGGEAVEPIRGLLGTANTLVRRAAVDALVAIGTGDAVDLLATAVDVGDERLRRLAVERLHDVDRRDAAAVLFDALDDPSPSVRHAAAVSVVRLVAEGEAIRGRDARERLVPTGDEGTGAASRAPDGDDTDVQRLLAGIVTGERPDRATAKTERCAAWLLGELAVATRTGDESGSDGEADGDDRTGGREEADGDDGTGDREEADGDGTGSGPARAVSWLLDALDHPDEQTADIAAAYLPLVATSSAERALRELSEDAATRPDTKRRARRVLRRIKRQTAASAVDRAIEYVYVRWPADYTEQHADRTGERGSGSEADEQKRDVSGSADERDATGLTSGE from the coding sequence ATGAGCGGGTCTGACGACCGCGACGGTGAGGTCGGGCGAGACGGACGGCGCGATCGGAGCGGAGCGGACTCGCGACCGGAGGCGTTCGCGCTGCTCGACGGGCGCAACGACGCGGCGACGCGGAAGGAGGCCGCCGCGGCGCTCGGTAACCCGTCGAGTTCGATGACGGCGAGCGAGCGAGCGATCGCCGACCGGCTGCTCCGCGTGGCCCTCACCGACGACGACGCGGCGGTGCGCGCGGCCGCCATCGACTCGCTGTACTTTCACGGGGATCGCTACCTCGACGAGTTGGTGCGGCGGGTCGCAACCCAGATCGAAAAGCGGGAGAGTGCGGACGAGCGCGGACCAGAAGAGCTGTTCGCGCGGTGGCTCACGAGCGAGTTCGGCGAGTACCGAATGGTCGGTGCGACCGGACTCGCGTCGTACGGGACGGACCGGTCGGTCGCGGTCGTCCGCGACGCGTTCGACGACGGCGATCCGCGGGTCCGAGCCCGGTCGGTTCGCGCCTACGCCGACCTCGGCGGCGAGGCCGTCGAGCCGATCAGAGGGCTGTTGGGGACGGCGAACACGCTCGTTCGGCGCGCCGCGGTCGACGCGCTGGTCGCGATCGGCACCGGCGACGCCGTCGATCTCCTCGCGACGGCCGTCGACGTCGGCGACGAGCGACTGCGGCGGCTCGCCGTCGAACGACTCCACGACGTCGACCGGCGCGACGCCGCAGCGGTGCTCTTCGACGCGCTCGACGACCCCTCCCCGTCGGTGCGGCACGCCGCGGCGGTGTCGGTCGTTCGGCTCGTCGCCGAGGGGGAGGCTATCCGCGGGCGGGACGCCCGCGAGCGGCTCGTTCCGACCGGAGACGAGGGGACGGGAGCCGCGTCGAGAGCGCCCGACGGCGACGATACCGATGTCCAGCGGCTCCTCGCGGGGATCGTGACGGGCGAGCGGCCGGATCGCGCCACGGCGAAGACGGAGCGGTGCGCCGCGTGGCTCCTCGGCGAACTCGCCGTGGCCACACGAACCGGCGACGAGAGCGGATCGGACGGGGAGGCGGACGGGGACGACAGAACCGGCGGCCGAGAGGAGGCGGACGGGGACGACGGAACCGGCGACCGCGAGGAGGCGGATGGAGACGGGACAGGTTCCGGTCCGGCCCGTGCGGTCTCGTGGCTCCTCGACGCACTCGACCACCCCGACGAACAGACGGCGGACATCGCGGCCGCGTACCTGCCGTTGGTCGCGACGTCGAGCGCCGAGCGCGCGCTGCGAGAGCTATCGGAAGACGCGGCGACGCGGCCGGACACGAAGCGGCGCGCGCGTCGCGTTCTGCGGCGGATCAAGCGGCAGACGGCCGCGTCTGCGGTCGACCGGGCGATCGAGTACGTCTACGTGCGGTGGCCGGCGGACTACACCGAACAGCACGCGGACCGGACGGGCGAGAGGGGCTCGGGGTCCGAGGCTGACGAACAGAAACGGGACGTGTCCGGAAGCGCGGACGAGCGCGACGCGACCGGACTCACGAGCGGCGAATAA
- the serA gene encoding phosphoglycerate dehydrogenase: MKVLVTDPIADAGLDRLRDAGHEVETDYEAEGDALLAAVSDANALIVRSGTDVNEAVFEAAEDLVIVGRAGIGVDNIDIEAATDHGVIVANAPDGNVRAAAEHTVAMTFAVARSIPQAHSRLVGGEWAKGEFLGTEVNNKTLTIVGLGRVGQEVAKRLDSLGMDLVVYDPYISEERADRLGAELADDLHDALAAGDFATIHTPLLPETEGMIGEDELAQLEGGYLINCARGGIVDEDALAEAVDDGVLAGAALDSFAEEPLPTDSPLLDVEEVVVTPHLGASTEAAQENVAVDTAEAVLSAFADEPVLTALNAPSVDETAFPRIEPYLDVAETAGKVAAQLLDGRITEVEATYEGDIAAEDVDLVTASALKGVFEPLEWQVNAVNAPRLAEERGIEVTESKTRQTEDFQSLVRVTVNNGDDQISVEGTLFAGEDARIVRIDGFRVDAVPYGNMLVARNTDEPGVIGFIGTVLGDHDVNIAGMFNARETQGGEALTVYNLDQDVPDAAIEELLDDDRIVEITEITLDGADERQAE; encoded by the coding sequence ATGAAGGTACTCGTGACCGACCCCATCGCGGACGCGGGGTTGGACCGACTCCGAGACGCCGGCCACGAAGTCGAAACGGACTACGAAGCCGAAGGCGACGCGCTCTTGGCGGCCGTCAGCGACGCCAACGCGCTCATCGTGCGCTCCGGCACCGACGTGAACGAGGCCGTCTTCGAGGCCGCAGAGGACCTCGTCATCGTCGGCCGCGCCGGGATCGGGGTCGACAACATCGACATCGAGGCTGCGACCGACCACGGTGTCATCGTCGCCAACGCGCCGGACGGAAACGTCCGGGCCGCCGCCGAACACACCGTCGCGATGACGTTCGCCGTTGCGCGTTCCATCCCGCAGGCCCACAGCCGCCTCGTCGGCGGCGAGTGGGCGAAAGGCGAGTTCCTCGGCACCGAGGTGAACAACAAGACGCTCACCATCGTCGGGCTCGGCCGCGTCGGGCAGGAGGTCGCAAAGCGGCTCGACTCGCTCGGCATGGATCTCGTCGTCTACGACCCGTACATCTCCGAGGAGCGCGCGGACCGTCTGGGGGCGGAGCTGGCAGACGACCTCCACGACGCGCTCGCGGCGGGCGACTTCGCGACGATCCACACGCCGCTTTTACCCGAGACCGAGGGGATGATCGGCGAGGACGAGCTGGCCCAGCTGGAGGGCGGCTACCTGATCAACTGCGCGCGCGGCGGCATCGTCGACGAAGACGCGCTGGCCGAGGCAGTCGACGACGGCGTGCTCGCGGGTGCCGCGCTCGACTCCTTCGCCGAGGAGCCGCTCCCGACCGACTCGCCGCTTCTCGACGTCGAAGAGGTCGTCGTCACCCCGCACCTCGGAGCCTCGACCGAGGCCGCCCAGGAGAACGTCGCCGTCGACACCGCCGAGGCCGTTCTCTCGGCGTTCGCCGACGAGCCCGTCTTGACCGCGCTCAACGCGCCTTCGGTCGACGAGACCGCCTTCCCGCGGATCGAGCCGTATCTCGACGTGGCGGAGACCGCGGGCAAGGTCGCCGCACAGCTGCTCGACGGGCGCATCACCGAGGTCGAGGCGACCTACGAGGGGGACATCGCCGCCGAGGACGTCGACCTCGTCACGGCGTCGGCGCTCAAGGGCGTCTTCGAGCCGCTGGAGTGGCAGGTCAACGCGGTCAACGCGCCGCGGCTCGCCGAGGAGCGCGGCATCGAGGTGACCGAGTCGAAGACCCGTCAGACGGAGGATTTCCAGAGTCTGGTCCGGGTCACCGTCAACAACGGCGACGACCAGATCTCCGTCGAAGGGACGCTTTTCGCCGGCGAGGACGCCCGCATCGTCCGGATCGACGGCTTCCGTGTCGACGCGGTCCCGTACGGCAACATGCTCGTCGCACGCAACACGGACGAGCCCGGTGTCATCGGCTTCATCGGTACCGTCCTCGGCGACCACGACGTCAACATCGCCGGGATGTTCAACGCCCGCGAGACGCAGGGCGGCGAGGCGCTCACCGTCTACAACCTCGACCAGGACGTGCCGGACGCCGCGATCGAGGAGCTGCTCGACGACGACCGGATCGTGGAGATCACCGAGATCACGCTGGACGGTGCGGACGAGCGACAGGCGGAGTAA
- the thrC gene encoding threonine synthase: protein MDLAIDAPAPSAPDCADDGTWLACIECDETFAPFATVRYTCDECDGLLEVRYDDPPTFDEFGAGAPTEGPDRGVWRYREGLPFDLGVTLPEGDTPLHRVPRIEDEVGVDALRIKHEGMNPTGSFKDRGMTVGVRVAKELGVGALACASTGNTSAALAAYGGRGDMETLVLLPQGKVAAGKIAQASLHGARILEVDGNFDACLDIVQELAARGEAYLLNSLNPFRLEGQKTIGFEILEAFRDDYGTFPDRIVLPVGNAGNTSALYKGFRELVQSGALAVDEVPTLTGVQAAGAAPMVEAIEEGNDEIRRWEEVETRATAIRIGNPVNAPKAIPGIRNTGGTAVAVEDDEITEAQRQLAEEGVGVEPASAASLAGLKKLRREGVVDDDEQVVCLTTGHLLKDPDAAYEAGGDPEPVPNDVDAVVEHLHE from the coding sequence ATGGATCTCGCCATCGACGCCCCCGCCCCGTCGGCACCCGACTGCGCCGACGACGGGACGTGGCTCGCCTGCATCGAGTGCGACGAGACGTTCGCTCCCTTCGCGACCGTGCGGTACACCTGCGACGAGTGTGACGGCTTACTGGAGGTTCGCTACGACGACCCGCCGACGTTCGACGAGTTCGGCGCGGGCGCGCCGACCGAGGGGCCGGACCGCGGCGTCTGGCGCTACCGCGAGGGGCTCCCCTTCGATCTGGGCGTGACGCTCCCGGAGGGCGACACGCCGCTCCACCGCGTCCCCCGCATCGAAGACGAGGTCGGCGTCGACGCGCTCCGGATCAAACACGAGGGGATGAATCCCACCGGCTCGTTCAAGGACCGCGGCATGACCGTCGGCGTCCGCGTCGCCAAGGAGCTCGGCGTCGGCGCGCTCGCCTGCGCGTCGACGGGTAACACCTCCGCGGCGCTCGCGGCCTACGGCGGCCGCGGCGACATGGAGACGCTCGTGTTGCTCCCGCAGGGAAAAGTCGCCGCGGGGAAGATTGCACAGGCCAGTCTCCACGGCGCGCGCATCCTCGAAGTGGACGGCAACTTCGACGCCTGCCTCGACATCGTTCAAGAGTTGGCCGCCCGCGGCGAGGCGTACCTGCTCAACTCGCTCAACCCCTTCCGCTTGGAGGGCCAGAAGACGATCGGCTTCGAGATCTTGGAGGCGTTCCGCGACGACTACGGGACGTTCCCGGACCGGATCGTCCTCCCCGTCGGCAATGCCGGCAACACCTCGGCGCTGTATAAGGGATTCCGCGAACTCGTCCAGTCGGGCGCACTCGCCGTCGACGAGGTTCCCACGCTCACCGGCGTGCAGGCGGCGGGCGCGGCACCGATGGTGGAAGCGATCGAAGAGGGCAACGACGAGATCCGCCGCTGGGAGGAGGTCGAGACGCGCGCGACCGCGATCCGCATCGGCAACCCGGTCAACGCGCCGAAGGCGATCCCCGGAATCAGGAACACCGGCGGCACCGCGGTCGCCGTCGAGGACGACGAGATCACCGAGGCGCAGCGACAGCTCGCCGAGGAGGGCGTCGGCGTCGAACCCGCCTCCGCCGCGAGCCTCGCCGGGCTGAAGAAGCTCCGCCGCGAGGGCGTCGTCGACGACGACGAGCAGGTCGTCTGTCTGACGACCGGCCACCTGCTGAAAGACCCCGATGCCGCCTACGAGGCCGGCGGCGACCCCGAACCCGTCCCGAACGACGTCGACGCCGTGGTCGAGCACCTGCACGAGTGA
- the thpR gene encoding RNA 2',3'-cyclic phosphodiesterase, translated as MRAFFAVDLPDALADPIAEIQADLGDAEGLTVTDPMQAHVTVKFLGEVDAESESDGDRPTVDDVIAAGERAVETAETDGGPVDSFECELTGLGVFPEMDYISVVWAGVDDGARELTALHESLEAETTALGVDPASHAFTPHVTLARMSDARGKALVQRAVRERDPEFGRFDVDEVRLMESTLTPDGPEYETVATFALG; from the coding sequence ATGCGCGCGTTCTTCGCCGTCGACCTCCCCGACGCCCTCGCCGATCCGATCGCGGAGATACAGGCCGACCTCGGCGACGCCGAGGGACTGACTGTCACCGATCCGATGCAGGCGCACGTGACGGTGAAGTTCCTCGGCGAGGTCGACGCCGAGTCCGAGTCCGACGGCGACCGCCCCACCGTCGACGACGTGATCGCGGCCGGCGAGCGCGCGGTCGAAACCGCCGAAACCGACGGCGGACCGGTCGATTCCTTCGAGTGTGAGCTCACGGGACTGGGAGTCTTCCCCGAGATGGACTACATCTCCGTCGTGTGGGCGGGAGTCGACGATGGAGCCCGAGAGTTGACCGCCCTACACGAGTCGCTCGAAGCGGAGACCACCGCGCTCGGCGTCGACCCCGCGTCCCACGCGTTCACCCCGCACGTCACCCTCGCCCGGATGAGCGACGCCCGCGGAAAGGCGCTGGTTCAGCGTGCCGTCCGCGAGCGAGACCCCGAGTTCGGCCGGTTCGACGTCGACGAGGTCCGCCTGATGGAATCGACGTTGACGCCCGACGGACCCGAGTACGAGACGGTGGCGACGTTCGCGCTCGGGTGA
- a CDS encoding DNA primase, which produces MDVLDAKYPFFASAREAVADAAVSLPELVATDAPAVERGRERVERALLDGTVESESGRFPDESDYDTQGELLSYPIARILVSLLDSEPAIEKYAAAEAATAMDRVRGDLATDDGLRSVPTPTVTLDDLLDEFDLEDAVRAEGTAPRSGSAVGGSAAGRAPVGSGGGGAGPAADHYRVAVGAYLSLTSPSWGESWRLVNRALADGAVRLPRDDLLRALESAVTERVREGLPFELADDGGIAAELESGVADLKRLLSERTYAGPVDVVAPDLFPPCMTNLIEKAERGAELSPPESFALMAFLVGIGMTPDEIVSFCADTSLDAEGIRYQTEYLRDDRGTQYPPPTCETLANYGICHNEDDHMQVAVDPLAYYEKQVAAADEITDWRERRADEGSENEEGADATD; this is translated from the coding sequence ATGGACGTGCTCGACGCCAAGTACCCGTTCTTCGCGAGCGCCCGCGAGGCCGTCGCCGACGCGGCGGTGTCGCTGCCGGAACTCGTCGCGACGGACGCGCCGGCGGTCGAGCGCGGCCGCGAGCGAGTCGAGCGCGCCTTACTCGACGGGACGGTCGAATCGGAGAGCGGACGGTTCCCGGACGAGTCGGACTACGACACGCAGGGCGAACTGCTCTCGTACCCGATCGCGCGGATACTCGTCTCGCTCCTCGACTCCGAGCCCGCCATCGAGAAGTACGCCGCCGCGGAGGCGGCGACCGCGATGGACCGGGTCCGCGGGGACCTCGCGACGGACGACGGACTCCGATCGGTGCCGACGCCGACCGTCACGCTCGACGACCTGCTCGACGAGTTCGACCTCGAGGACGCGGTGCGGGCGGAAGGGACCGCTCCGCGCAGCGGAAGCGCGGTCGGTGGAAGCGCGGCCGGCAGAGCCCCGGTCGGAAGCGGAGGCGGAGGCGCGGGGCCCGCGGCCGACCACTACCGCGTCGCGGTAGGGGCGTACCTCAGCCTCACGTCGCCGTCGTGGGGTGAGTCGTGGCGGCTCGTCAACCGGGCGCTCGCCGACGGCGCGGTCCGTCTCCCTCGCGACGACCTCCTGCGCGCGCTCGAATCCGCAGTCACCGAACGCGTCCGCGAGGGACTTCCCTTCGAACTGGCCGACGACGGCGGCATCGCGGCGGAACTGGAGTCTGGTGTGGCCGACCTCAAGCGACTGCTCTCCGAGCGGACGTACGCCGGACCGGTCGACGTCGTCGCCCCGGACCTGTTCCCGCCGTGTATGACGAACCTGATCGAGAAGGCAGAGCGTGGCGCGGAGCTGTCCCCGCCCGAATCGTTCGCGCTGATGGCGTTTCTCGTCGGCATCGGGATGACGCCGGACGAAATCGTCTCCTTCTGTGCCGACACGAGCCTCGACGCGGAGGGGATCCGGTATCAGACCGAGTACCTGCGGGACGACCGGGGAACGCAGTACCCGCCGCCGACCTGCGAGACGCTCGCCAACTACGGGATCTGTCACAACGAGGACGACCACATGCAGGTCGCCGTCGACCCCCTCGCGTACTACGAGAAGCAGGTGGCGGCGGCCGACGAGATCACGGACTGGCGAGAACGGCGCGCAGACGAGGGGAGTGAAAACGAGGAGGGCGCTGACGCGACCGACTAA
- the upp gene encoding uracil phosphoribosyltransferase: MTIEDRDNAHLITHALATDTLSRLRDAETEQVAFRKGLVKLGRICGYEIIDGAMETEYVPVETPLEETTGERVKGLDDVVIINVLRAATPFVEGLLKAFPRAKQGVISAGRDEDAGMTDDGEFPITIDYVKLPEIRPEDTVIVADPMLATGSTMAAVLDHVLAEADDFEDLFVLSAVSAPDGLIRVSEAVPEADLLTVAIDDRLDDEGFIVPGLGDAGDRAFRTV; the protein is encoded by the coding sequence ATGACCATCGAAGACCGCGACAACGCGCACCTCATCACGCACGCGCTGGCGACGGACACCCTCTCGCGGCTCCGCGACGCCGAGACCGAGCAGGTGGCGTTCCGCAAAGGGCTGGTGAAGCTCGGCCGCATCTGCGGGTACGAGATCATCGACGGCGCGATGGAGACCGAGTACGTGCCGGTCGAGACGCCGCTCGAAGAGACGACCGGCGAGCGCGTGAAGGGGCTCGACGACGTGGTGATAATCAACGTCCTCCGGGCCGCGACCCCGTTCGTCGAGGGGCTGCTCAAGGCGTTCCCGCGCGCGAAACAGGGCGTCATCTCCGCCGGTCGCGACGAGGACGCGGGGATGACCGACGACGGCGAGTTCCCGATCACCATCGACTACGTGAAGCTGCCGGAGATCCGACCCGAGGACACCGTCATCGTCGCCGATCCGATGCTCGCGACCGGCTCCACGATGGCCGCCGTCCTCGACCACGTCCTCGCGGAAGCCGACGACTTCGAGGACCTGTTTGTCCTTTCCGCGGTCTCTGCGCCCGACGGACTCATCCGCGTGAGCGAGGCGGTCCCCGAGGCCGACCTGCTGACGGTCGCGATCGACGACCGCCTCGATGACGAGGGGTTCATCGTCCCCGGCCTCGGCGACGCCGGCGACCGCGCGTTCCGAACGGTCTGA
- a CDS encoding 50S ribosomal protein L10, whose protein sequence is MSSVRKTETIPQWKQEEVDELVEFIDSFNSVGIVGVAGIPSRQLQAMRRELHGSADVRMSRNTLTVRALEAVNDGVEDLTQYISGQVALIGTNDNPFGLFKQLEASKTPAPINAGEVAPNDVVIPEGDTGVDPGPFVGELQTIGAAARIQDGSIMVTEDSKVLEEGEVVDDDLANVLTELGIEPKEVGLDLKGVYSEGVLFEPDELAIDVDEYEADIQAAAAAARNLSVNAAYPTAATAGTLLAKASGEAKSVGLFAEIESPDVVPDLIGKADAQLRALAAQIDDDEALPAELQGVEAAPAPTTDDADDEQAEEDTEDTNDAEDTDDDADEDDGGDGGDGLGAMFG, encoded by the coding sequence ATGAGTTCGGTCCGCAAGACCGAGACGATCCCGCAGTGGAAACAGGAGGAGGTCGACGAGCTCGTCGAGTTCATCGACTCGTTCAACTCCGTCGGGATCGTCGGCGTCGCCGGCATCCCGAGCCGTCAGCTCCAGGCCATGCGCCGCGAGCTTCACGGCTCCGCGGACGTCCGGATGAGCCGCAACACGCTCACCGTCCGCGCGCTCGAAGCGGTGAACGATGGCGTCGAGGATCTGACCCAGTACATCTCGGGTCAGGTCGCGCTCATCGGCACGAACGACAACCCGTTCGGCCTCTTCAAGCAGCTCGAAGCCTCGAAGACACCCGCCCCGATCAACGCGGGCGAGGTCGCCCCCAACGATGTCGTCATCCCCGAGGGTGACACCGGCGTCGACCCTGGGCCGTTCGTCGGCGAACTCCAGACGATCGGCGCGGCCGCGCGCATCCAGGACGGCTCGATCATGGTCACCGAGGACTCGAAGGTCCTCGAAGAGGGCGAGGTCGTCGACGACGACCTCGCGAACGTCCTGACCGAACTCGGCATCGAGCCGAAGGAAGTCGGACTCGACTTAAAGGGCGTCTACTCCGAGGGCGTCCTCTTCGAACCGGACGAACTGGCGATCGACGTCGACGAGTACGAAGCGGACATTCAGGCCGCCGCGGCCGCCGCGCGCAACCTCTCCGTCAACGCCGCCTACCCGACGGCCGCCACCGCCGGCACCCTTCTCGCGAAGGCGTCCGGCGAGGCGAAGTCGGTCGGGCTGTTCGCGGAGATCGAGAGTCCGGACGTCGTGCCCGACCTCATCGGGAAGGCCGACGCTCAGCTCCGCGCGCTCGCCGCACAGATCGACGACGACGAGGCGCTCCCCGCGGAGCTACAGGGGGTCGAGGCGGCCCCGGCTCCGACGACGGACGACGCCGACGACGAACAGGCGGAGGAAGACACAGAGGACACGAACGACGCCGAGGACACCGACGACGACGCCGACGAGGACGACGGCGGCGACGGCGGCGACGGTCTCGGCGCGATGTTCGGCTAA
- a CDS encoding HVO_2922 family protein — protein MTDETVHESRQPRSRQAMATYFRRIARALRRGEPVPVDETGTVTADPAAEPDVEVELERQGETVHFEVEMEWPEADGEIDDDAVASKATFELYADTADKWRWRLRHDNGNIIADGGEGYTDKRDARSGIESVQRNAPGGHVVDVDSDEEPPEEGGSSATFELFTDKAGKRRWRLRHDNGNIIADGGQGYASKQKAKQGLRSVKSNAPGAPVEERGDESDTAGE, from the coding sequence ATGACAGACGAAACGGTCCACGAGTCGCGACAGCCCCGGAGCAGACAGGCGATGGCGACGTACTTCCGACGCATCGCTCGGGCGCTCCGCCGGGGCGAACCCGTGCCCGTCGACGAGACGGGAACCGTGACGGCCGACCCGGCGGCGGAACCGGACGTCGAGGTGGAACTCGAACGACAGGGCGAGACGGTCCACTTCGAAGTCGAGATGGAGTGGCCCGAGGCCGACGGCGAGATCGACGACGACGCCGTCGCGAGCAAGGCGACGTTCGAGTTATACGCCGACACCGCCGACAAGTGGCGCTGGCGGCTTCGCCACGACAACGGCAACATCATCGCCGACGGCGGAGAGGGGTACACCGACAAACGCGACGCGCGGTCGGGCATCGAGAGCGTCCAGCGGAACGCCCCGGGAGGCCACGTGGTCGACGTCGATAGCGACGAAGAACCGCCCGAAGAGGGGGGCAGCAGCGCGACGTTCGAGCTGTTCACGGACAAGGCGGGCAAGCGGCGCTGGCGGCTCCGCCATGACAACGGCAACATCATCGCCGACGGCGGTCAGGGGTACGCCTCGAAACAGAAGGCGAAACAGGGGCTCCGCAGCGTGAAATCGAACGCGCCGGGCGCGCCGGTCGAGGAGCGTGGCGACGAGTCGGACACGGCCGGCGAGTAG
- a CDS encoding hemolysin family protein, which translates to MDLTIAFAGVAAIVALTGISAFFSSSELAVFSVASHRVDSLVAAGVPGAGSLAALREDSHRFLVTALVSNNIANIAAASVATAVFVRFGFSAGTAATGSTAVTSVFVIVFGEIAPKSYAVAHAERHALRVSRPVLAIQRALRPVLFLFEALSGVVNRFTGGESAIESYLTREEIATLVLSGEAAGALDADESAMIRGVLDLESTRVASVMVPRTNMVSLPDTAAPADVLSTAAREGVTRLPIYGENRDDVVGVVDVRDAIRATETGDDLASALREATFVPETQPLDELFERMRSEGFRLAVVVDEFGAVVGLVTLEDVVEEVVGELVGRWEHDHVDVVAPDTAVVRGWTTVAHLNETLGLSLPSEGVETVAGLITQRLGRVPAEGDRVEIGGSALVVTGATATRVTRVRVEHAGALGGDGDADEAGDA; encoded by the coding sequence ATGGACCTCACCATCGCCTTCGCGGGCGTCGCCGCCATCGTCGCGCTGACGGGCATAAGCGCCTTCTTTTCCAGTTCCGAGCTCGCCGTCTTCTCCGTGGCGAGCCACCGCGTCGACTCGCTCGTCGCGGCGGGCGTTCCGGGGGCGGGGTCGCTCGCCGCGCTGCGCGAGGACTCACACCGCTTCCTCGTCACCGCCCTCGTGAGCAACAACATCGCCAACATCGCGGCCGCGTCGGTCGCGACCGCGGTGTTCGTCCGGTTCGGGTTCTCCGCCGGTACCGCAGCGACCGGGTCGACCGCGGTCACCTCCGTGTTCGTCATCGTGTTCGGCGAGATCGCGCCGAAGTCGTACGCGGTCGCACACGCGGAGCGACACGCCCTCCGCGTCTCGCGGCCCGTCCTCGCGATCCAGCGCGCCCTCCGTCCGGTGTTGTTCCTGTTCGAGGCGCTTTCCGGCGTCGTCAACCGGTTCACCGGCGGAGAGTCGGCGATCGAGTCGTACCTCACCCGCGAGGAGATCGCGACGCTCGTGCTGTCCGGCGAGGCGGCGGGCGCGCTCGACGCCGACGAGAGCGCGATGATCCGCGGCGTCCTCGACTTGGAGTCGACCCGCGTCGCGTCGGTGATGGTCCCGCGCACGAACATGGTCTCGCTTCCGGACACCGCAGCTCCGGCGGACGTGCTCTCGACGGCCGCACGCGAGGGCGTCACTCGCCTGCCGATCTACGGGGAGAACCGCGACGACGTGGTCGGCGTCGTCGACGTGCGCGACGCGATCCGCGCGACCGAGACGGGCGACGACCTGGCGAGCGCCCTGCGCGAGGCGACGTTCGTTCCGGAGACCCAACCGCTCGACGAGTTGTTCGAGCGGATGCGAAGCGAGGGGTTCCGTCTCGCCGTCGTCGTCGACGAGTTCGGCGCGGTCGTCGGCCTCGTCACGCTCGAAGACGTGGTCGAGGAGGTGGTCGGCGAGCTCGTCGGCCGGTGGGAACACGACCACGTCGACGTGGTCGCACCGGACACGGCCGTGGTCCGCGGCTGGACGACCGTGGCACACCTCAACGAGACGCTCGGGCTCTCGCTGCCGAGCGAGGGCGTCGAGACGGTCGCCGGGCTGATCACCCAGCGGCTCGGCCGCGTCCCGGCCGAGGGCGACCGTGTCGAGATCGGCGGTTCCGCGCTCGTCGTCACCGGCGCGACCGCGACGCGGGTCACCCGCGTCCGCGTCGAACACGCGGGCGCTCTCGGGGGCGACGGGGACGCCGACGAGGCGGGGGACGCGTAG